From Phyllopteryx taeniolatus isolate TA_2022b chromosome 18, UOR_Ptae_1.2, whole genome shotgun sequence, the proteins below share one genomic window:
- the gareml gene encoding GRB2-associated and regulator of MAPK protein 2 yields the protein MEKLSASLSEISWSPLALPLDAVVSKFRLPTLVRLAHGECVEGLSEDDVVLLHSCRQWTTVTAHSLEEGHYVIGPKIDIPLQYQGKFKLLDEDRDIRDPVQCFSSVEEVAGVFPDRVFVMETITFSVKVVSGEFSEDSEPYSFTLQAGDELSLMGKAELLCATPTKEKTGLSALLRRLGKTPRSKTPCLVCMNHRTNQSVSLPFACRGRFCTRSPLEQGMLGGEHTVRSIIERVRLPVNVSVPSRPPRNLYDRHAVREGHRFKLLNIVSKTVVLCMVLRRQEVSPSHFLLLRSMPRFNVADASVHTAALESLLLRYAFDPDAYSRAVRETRPELECMTEECVSPRRSRMCVSAEESLVPALQQLSMCSYGGGVSDSLSQRCRDSLGVQLEEGPGEEREYMTPEWTETEMRTTEEIPYEELWTNQNADGLGKEPNLISFHSSSSLDGSLGTVVTTVAAPPPVPPKSDAVREECRYLIAPPVPPRGTKLGYITSPAPSPPVPPRFAKASTSPRPNLSFYSSGLQDSCSHSPDASLYCYPCSWADCPAPKPTNPEPVPTIPVDIAANPQTAQTTWAEPWVDSFTAGPRLRPPPPQSRFAPFGALNPFNRQSPCPSPELADSPESSRGAEGGGMTTGGIEDSAPPADPTWRPPADLSALSLEEVSACLRFIGLSEAAVSVFQRERIDGSLLVQLTEDILSHDFHLSRLHVTKITQFIQGWRPKI from the exons GTGAATGCGTTGAGGGTCTGTCAGAGGACGATGTGGTTCTGCTCCACTCCTGTCGTCAGTGGACCACAGTGACGGCTCATAGTTTAGAAGAAGGCCATTATGTCATTGGGCCCAAGATTGACATCCCTCTACAATACCAAG GAAAGTTCAAATTGTTGGATGAAGACAGAGACATCAGGGATCCCGTCCAGTGTTTCTCCAGTGTGGAGGAGGTTGCTGGAGTGTTCCCCGATCGAGTctttgtcatggaaacaatcaCTTTCAGCGTCAAG GTGGTTTCAGGGGAGTTCAGCGAGGACAGTGAGCCCTACAGCTTCACTCTGCAGGCTGGAGATGAGCTGTCACTCATGGGGAAGGCCGAGCTTCTGTGTGCCACGCCTACGAAGGAAAAGACGGGACTGAGTGCACTGTTGAGGCGCCTGGGAAAGACTCCCCGAA gtaAAACGCCCTGCCTCGTGTGTATGAACCATCGCACCAATCAGAGCGTCAGTTTGCCTTTTGCCTGCCGCGGACGCTTTTGCACTCGCTCCCCTTTGGAGCAAGGCATGCTGGGAGGGGAGCATACGGTACGCAGCATCATCGAGAGGGTCCGCCTCCCCGTCAACGTGTCCGTGCCGTCACGCCCACCACGAAACCTCTATGACCGCCACGCGGTCCGAGAAGGCCACCGCTTCAAGCTGCTCAACATCGTCAGCAAGACGGTAGTACTTTGTATGGTACTTCGCCGACAGGAAGTGTCGCCCTCCCACTTCCTACTGCTCCGCAGCATGCCCCGGTTCAACGTGGCAGATGCCTCCGTGCACACGGCAGCCCTGGAGAGCCTGCTTTTGCGATACGCCTTCGACCCTGACGCCTACTCTCGAGCTGTGAGAGAAACTCGTCCCGAGTTGGAGTGTATGACAGAGGAGTGTGTGAGCCCGCGACGCTCGCGCATGTGTGTGTCGGCGGAGGAGTCATTGGTGCCGGCCCTGCAACAGCTGTCAATGTGCAGCTACGGGGGCGGGGTCTCGGACAGCCTATCGCAGCGTTGCAGGGACTCTCTAGGGGTCCAGCTAGAGGAGGGACCAGGTGAGGAAAGGGAGTACATGACTCCTGAGTGGACCGAGACTGAAATGAGGACCACTGAGGAGATTCCTTATGAGGAACTTTGGACCAATCAAAATGCAGACGGCTTGGGAAAGGAACCAAACCTCATTTCCTTCCATTCATCCTCATCACTGGACGGGTCCCTGGGTACCGTGGTGACAACAGTGGCTGCTCCGCCGCCCGTACCTCCAAAATCTGATGCT GTGAGAGAGGAGTGTCGCTATTTGATTGCACCTCCAGTTCCTCCTCGCGGCACGAAACTGGGCTACATCACCAGTCCGGCCCCGAGCCCTCCTGTCCCCCCTCGCTTCGCCAAGGCCTCCACCTCCCCCAGACCTAATCTTTCCTTCTACTCCTCAGGACTGCAGGACAG CTGCTCGCATTCTCCAGATGCTTCCCTCTACTGTTACCCGTGCTCCTGGGCCGACTGCCCCGCCCCCAAACCAACCAATCCTGAGCCAGTCCCGACCATCCCGGTCGACATTGCAGCCAACCCTCAGACGGCACAAACCACCTGGGCCGAGCCGTGGGTGGACTCCTTCACCGCCGGGCCTCGACTGAGACCGCCGCCCCCTCAGAGTCGCTTCGCACCCTTCGGTGCTTTGAACCCTTTCAACCGCCAGTCCCCTTGCCCGTCACCGGAGCTCGCGGACAGTCCAGAATCCTCTAGAGGGGCAGAGGGAGGCGGGATGACCACGGGGGGGATTGAAGACTCGGCCCCACCTGCCGACCCGACCTGGCGTCCTCCCGCTGACTTGTCTGCTCTGTCGCTGGAGGAGGTGTCGGCCTGTCTGCGCTTTATCGGCCTGTCGGAGGCTGCGGTCTCTGTATTCCAGAGGGAGCGAATCGATGGCAGCCTTTTGGTTCAGCTGACCGAGGACATCCTGTCACATGACTTTCACCTGAGCCGACTCCATGTCACCAAGATAACACAGTTCATACAAGGATGGAGGCCCAaaatctaa